A genomic region of Glycine max cultivar Williams 82 chromosome 15, Glycine_max_v4.0, whole genome shotgun sequence contains the following coding sequences:
- the LOC102666217 gene encoding protein MAINTENANCE OF MERISTEMS-like has protein sequence MVRTRGLGRALGASKGRGINEDAHQVDVPRRRRPTASACRQRVCLREDVTERPEDVPQSHEDVPHVSDATPEMTGAADAVHTEGMATDGSLGSLAADEGFPGGPRDPSILTGFAEHVTHSIWSGQEQLDLKLVSHGRKVDKIGRLAPQIEGMIDATELSPLIRCSIITTDPGLISAFIERWHRETSTFHLPVGELTITLDDVASLLHVPITGALHKFEPLVTSDPIGLLTELLEVSHEEATFETRQAGRPHVRLGWLQDLYESQCRARRWVVAARTYLLHLVGCTLFANKSSTHVHVMHLEAFRDLAQVGGFSWGAAALVHMYEHLNDASQASTRQLGSYIILLQCWIYEHFPIVHTCVVHDAYDEGSPRVCRWLTGKAHMTGIKGAPYRRRLDALTVTDVCWMPYAEHRGVRGFDLISSYTGQLRWGQIVVYVRPERTVPPPPICDSLTGDDIDDRWLHFSDHLVLSGELCVVPGPVAPDYMKWFFQISHTFVTRTEETAEPRHPPPPHDEEFVEPPIPEVSIASYLPTHSVVDCEGCQGMAEDLGAIAEDLERVINLRMVTEGTDLYDIMTHCLRRARGDATDESLRPHQRRCMD, from the exons atggttagaacacgaggtttaggtcgtgcgTTAGGAGCTAGTAAAGGTAGAGGCATTAATGAGGATGCGCATCAGGTTGATGTTCCTCGGCGTCGCAGGCCTACTGCTTCAGCATGTAGGCAACGGGTTTGTCTGCGTGAGGACGTCACAGAGAGACCTGAGGATGTGCCTCAGTCGCATGAGGATGTTCCTCATGTGTCTGATGCCACCCCAGAGATGACAGGCGCCGCCGATGCTGTTCACACAGAGGGAATGGCTACTGATGGGAGCTTGGGGTCACTTGCTGCAGATGAGGGATTCCCCGGTGGACCACGCGACCCATCGATTTTGACCGGTTTTGCTGAGCATGTCACACACAGCATCTGGAGTGGCCAG GAACAACTTGATCTGAAGTTGGTCTCCCATGGTAGAAAAGTAGATAAAATTGGGAGACTAGCGCCTCAGATCGAAGGCATGATTGATGCCACCGAATTGAGTCCACTGATCAGGTGTTCTATTATCACCACTGATCCTGGACTCATATCCGCCTTCATCGAGAGGTGGCATCGCGAGACTAGCACGTTCCACCTGCCAGTAGGCGAGTTGACGATCACGCTGGATGACGTGGCGTCACTCCTACACGTCCCCATCACTGGCGCGCTGCATAAGTTCGAGCCGCTGGTTACTTCAGACCCGATTGGTCTACTGACGGAGCTTCTTGAGGTCAGTCATGAGGAGGCTACATTTGAGACTCGACAGGCTGGTAGGCCTCATGTCCGGTTGGGGTGGCTTCAGGACTTGTATGAGAGCCAGTGCAGGGCCAGACGATGGGTTGTAGCAGCCCGAACGTATCTGCTCCACTTGGTGGGTTGTACTCTTTTCGCCAACAAGAGTTCAACCCATGTACATGTCATGCACCTAGAGGCTTTCAGGGACCTGGCCCAAGTAGGGGGATTCTCCTGGGGAGCGGCTGCATTAGTTCACATGTACGAGCATCTGAATGACGCGTCGCAGGCCTCTACACGGCAGTTGGGCAGTTATATTATACTTCTCCAG TGCTGGATATACGAGCACTTTCCTATAGTGCATACATGCGTCGTTCATGATGCTTATGATGAGGGGAGCCCACGGGTCTGCAGGTGGCTTACGGGTAAGGCTCATATGACGGGGATCAAGGGAGCCCCGTATCGGAGACGTCTGGATGCCCTGACTGTGACTGACGTGTGTTGGATGCCCTATGCTGAGCACCGGGGAGTCAGGGGCTTTGACTTGATATCGTCGTACACCGGCCAGCTCAGATGGGGTCAGATTGTGGTGTACGTTCGACCTGAGCGG ACGGTCCCTCCGCCGCCGATTTGTGATTCTTTGACGGGTGATGATATAGATGACCGGTGGTTGCATTTTTCAGACCATTTGGTGCTTTCAGGGGAGCTCTGTGTAGTTCCTGGACCAGTGGCGCCAGACTACATGAAGTGGTTTTTTCAGATATCGCACACGTTTGTCACGCGAACCGAGGAAACTGCTGAGCCGAGACATCCACCTCCCCCTCATGATGAGGAGTTCGTCGAGCCACCCATCCCCGAGGTTTCAATCGCGTCCTATCTCCCTACGCATTCAGTG GTTGACTGCGAAGGATGTCAGGGGATGGCTGAGGATTTAGGAGCGATTGCTGAGGATTTGGAGCGGGTCATCAACCTCAGGATGGTCACTGAAGGCACTGACTTATATGACATCATGACTCATTGTCTGAGGAGAGCTAGAGGTGACGCCACAGATGAAAGTCTTAGGCCACACCAAAGACGCTGCATGGattag
- the LOC102666347 gene encoding protein FAR1-RELATED SEQUENCE 4-like, whose amino-acid sequence MLSMAMIVVSMMTIPMLMVVVLIMVVGGTSVGGGDSDDNDDGGDVNVHDNDGSVNGGNDDNSSIVDGGSGCGNDIDNGCGVVDNTKVGCNSGSSSDNNNGGGGTVTATMVVVTCGGGIGDNDRVRWRRRRWQWWNGDNEGGNSERSGGVTTVMMDEDQWAYYSTMSEEVDMDFQDEQNCGVNEGHVDCSDAFNTSEVFATREDVLKWARTVAHENGFVAVIMRSDTYTGSRGRTSFVLIGCERSGKYKCRKKEFVRRDTGTRKCGCPFKIRGKPVHGGEGWTVKLICGIHNHELAKTLVGHPYAGRLTDDEKNIIADMTKSNVKPRNILLTLKEHNANSCTTIKQIYNARIAYRSSIRGDDTEMQHLMRLLERDQYIHWHRLKDQNVVRDLFWCHPDAVKLCNTCHLVFLIDSTYKTNRYRLPLLDFVGVTPTGMTFSAGFAYLEGERVNNLVWALERFQGLFLRNDRFHVVIVTDTDLALMNVVKVVFPECTNLLCRFHIDKNVKAKCKSLIGQKNAWDYIMDSWGNLVDCPSEQEFPELLQRFQVACSPWPMVESAHWSLKRVLQNSVGDICGVWDAMKNMMTLQHTEIRASFETSTNVVGHVFKKTLYKRLLGMVSSNTSVRRSASYFEPPKPARMIPILDQFPPFMHGFIEEVVDVKADGNC is encoded by the exons ATGTTGTCAATGGCAATGATAGTAGTGTCAATGATGACAATACCAATGTTGATGGTTGTGGTACTCATAATGGTGGTTGGTGGTACTAGTGTCGGTGGTGGTGATAGTGACGATAATGATGATGGTGGTGATGTTAATGTCCATGATAATGATGGTAGTGTTAATGGTGGCAATGACGACAATAGCAGTATTGTCGATGGTGGTAGTGGTTGTGGCAATGACATTGACAACGGTTGTGGTGTTGTTGACAACACGAAAG TGGGGTGTAATAGTGGTAGTAGTAGCGACAACAACAATGGAGGCGGTGGAACAGTGACAGCGACAATGGTGGTGGTAACG TGTGGTGGTGGTATAGGTGACAACGATAGGGTGAggtggcggcggcggcggtggcAATGGTGGAATGGGGACAATGAAGGTGGTAACAGCGAACGCAGTGGCGGGGTGACGACGGTGATG atggacgaagatcaatgggcATATTACAGTACGATGTccgaagaagttgatatggattTTCAAGATGAACAGAATTGTGGTGTGAATGAaggacatgttgattgttcagaTGCTTTTAATACTTCTGAG GTCTTTGCAACCCGAGAAGATGTTTTGAAGTGGGCTCGAACGGTTGCCCATGAAAACGGTTTTGTTGCAGTAATTATGAGGTCTGATACATATACTGGTAGCAGAGGAAGaacttcatttgtgttaattgggtgtgaaaggagcgGTAAGTACAAGtgtaggaagaaagaatttgttagaagagacaCAGGCACTagaaaatgtggttgtccctttaAGATTCGTGGAAAACCAGTGCATGGAGGTGAAGGTTGGACGGTGAAGCTGATATGTGGGATTCACAACCATGAATTGGCGAagaccttagttggacatccatatgctgGGAGATTGACAGATGATGAGAAGAATATcattgctgatatgacgaagtcaaatgtgaaaccaagaaacattctTCTAACATTGAAGGAGCACAACGCCAATAGTTGcaccacaatcaaacaaatctaCAATGCAAGAattgcatatcgttcttcaatcaGAGGAGATGACACTGAAATGCAACACCTAATGAGGCTCCTTGAACGTGaccaatacattcattggcatagattgaaggatcaAAATGTGGTGCGTGatttgttttggtgtcacccagatgcagttaAGTTATGTAACACATGTCATCTTGTTTTTTtgatagacagtacctacaaaacaaataggtacaggCTCCCATTGCTTGACTTTGTGGGGGTGACACCAACCGGGATGACtttctctgctgggtttgcatatctggagggtgaGCGCGTGAATAATCTTGTATGGGCATTGGAACGGTTTCAAGgcctttttttaagaaacgatCGTTTTCATGTTGTTATTGTCACAGACACAGACCTAGCCCTGATGAATGTTGTGAAAGTTGTGTTTCCGGAGTGTAcgaatttgttgtgcaggtttcacatagataagaatgtgaaggcaaagtgCAAATCGCTAATTGGTCAGAAGAATGCCTGGGACTACATAATGGATAGCTGGGGTAACCTGGTAGATTGTCCTTCAGAACAGGAGTTCCCTGAGCTCCTTCAAAGGTTTCAAGTAGCGTGTTCCCCGTGGCCAAT ggttgaatctgctcattGGTCTCTGAAAAGGGTATTACAGAATAGCGTTGGAGACATCTGTGGTGTTTGGGATGCAATGAAAAACATGATGACGCTGCAACACACTGAAATTAGAGCATCCTTCGAAACAAGTACAAATGTTGTTGGTCATGTTTTTaagaaaaccttatacaagaggcttctggGAATGGTGTCAAG CAACACATCAGTCAGACGCAGTGCATCATATTTTGAACCACCGAAGCCAGCAAGGATGATCCCCATTTTGGATCAATTTCCGCCATTTATGCATGGTTTCATTGAGGAAGTTGTTGATGTGAAAGCGGATGGTAATTGTTGA